A window of the Trichoderma asperellum chromosome 6, complete sequence genome harbors these coding sequences:
- a CDS encoding uncharacterized protein (SECRETED:SignalP(1-22)) — MRATASLPSLLTTALLASRAVGWQIPIPQFAVDDEDDDTPLPVVIWHGLGDTSKSDGIQAVGALADEIHPGTFVHAISLSEDPNSDRSATFFGNVTEQIEAVCAELAAHPILSTAPAIDAIGFSQGGQFLRGYVERCNNPPIRSLITFGSQHAGINEFRTCGNADLLCKGAMALLRFNTWSKFVQSRLVPAQYYRDLTDYDSYLENSNFLADINNERELKNEQYKKNIASLTNFVMYMFEDDATAIPKQTAWFAEVNGTELTPLRKQTQYKEDWIGLRQLDEKGGLRFRSITGEHMQITEEVLKEVMTEFFGPMDRTFPPEKDAEQDLSQGEL; from the coding sequence ATGCGCGCGACAGCTTCTCTTCCCAGTCTCTTGACGACGGCCCTTTTGGCTAGCCGCGCCGTTGGCTGGCAGATTCCCATCCCCCAATTTGCTgtagacgacgaagatgacgacacGCCTCTCCCCGTCGTCATCTGGCACGGCCTCGGCGACACATCCAAGTCTGATGGAATCCAAGCAGTGGGCGCGCTAGCAGACGAGATTCACCCAGGCACCTTTGTCCACGCCATCAGTCTCAGCGAGGATCCTAACTCGGATCGTTCCGCCACCTTCTTTGGCAACGTCACCGAACAAATAGAGGCCGTGTGTGCTGAGCTCGCCGCACATCCGATTCTGTCCACGGCCCCCGCCATCGATGCCATTGGATTCTCGCAAGGCGGGCAATTCCTGCGCGGCTACGTCGAGCGATGCAACAACCCTCCCATCCGAAGCTTAATCACCTTTGGCAGCCAACACGCCGGCATCAACGAGTTCCGCACCTGCGGCAACGCCGACCTGCTCTGCAAGGGCGCCATGGCCCTGCTAAGGTTCAACACCTGGAGCAAGTTTGTCCAGAGCCGCCTGGTCCCCGCGCAATACTACCGCGATTTGACAGACTACGACTCGTATCTCGAAAACTCAAACTTCCTGGCCGACATCAACAACGAGCGGGAGCTGAAGAACGAGCAGTACAAGAAGAATATCGCCAGCCTGACAAACTTTGTCATGTACATGTTTGAGGACGACGCAACCGCCATTCCCAAGCAGACTGCCTGGTTCGCCGAAGTCAACGGCACCGAGCTTACGCCCCTGCGAAAGCAGACCCAGTATAAGGAGGACTGGATTGGCCTGCGCCAGCTGGACGAGAAGGGCGGCCTCCGATTCCGATCCATTACGGGCGAGCACATGCAAATCACTGAAGAGGTCTTGAAGGAGGTTATGACTGAATTCTTTGGTCCCATGGACAGAACATTCCCCCCCGAGAAGGATGCCGAACAGGACTTGAGCCAGGGGGAGCTGTGA